Proteins encoded within one genomic window of Ranitomeya variabilis isolate aRanVar5 chromosome 4, aRanVar5.hap1, whole genome shotgun sequence:
- the LOC143766806 gene encoding uncharacterized protein LOC143766806, giving the protein MQGCIHALLFVYFYSKYFFSKYDAVITWQLGRRQVRKTKPLPYSLETEQILTICICIIYILAAAFTHIHRPCINSIHSIHIGPSVLASPMYSTHALFTLLNSADPFSPTIQHKRRSHKSLNHLLTLSILLLLVAGDISPNPGPPCYSQSDLPTATPRNPSNLINIPCMPSVSFNCALWNSRSVCNKLSFIHDYFLSKALNLLSLTETWIQQSETTTAAAALSYGGLHFYHTPRSDNRAGGGVGLLLSPKCTFQVIPQVPSLAFPSFEVHAVRLYVPFSMRVVVVYRPPGLSHQFLDHFATWLPHFLSCDTPTLIMGDFNIPIASPLSPSASHLLSLTSSFGLSQYTNSPTHEDGNSLDLVFSRLCSVDDFTNTPLPLSDHNLLSFSIKNCHPAQVTPTFHTYRNIQAINTQKLMKNLQSSLAPISSISCPDSALNHYNETLQSALDEAAPPIHRATRHRRRQPWHTLQTRFLQRCSRCAERLWRKSNLPEDFIHYKFMLKTYNSALHLSKQTYFNTLITSLYNNPKRLFDTFQYLLNPREQAPTTDLHADDLANYFKEKIDHIRQEIISQSLHTRHCPPSPTASSSLSDFEPVTEEVSRLLASSRPTTCTSDPILSHLLQSLSPAITSHNKNIQPFPHFRYFSLLI; this is encoded by the coding sequence atgcaggggtgcattcatgcactattattcgtgtacttttattcaaagtattttttttctaagtatgacgcagttataacatggcagttgggcaggagacaggtaagaaaaactaaacctcttccctattcacttgaaacagaacaaatactcaccatatgtatttgtataatctatatcctagctgctgcattcactcacattcaccgcccatgCATAAATTccatacactccatccatatcggcccctctgtccttgcctctcctatgtatagcactcatgctctgttcacattgcttaacagcgcagatccattcagtcccaccatccaacacaaaagacgctctcacaaatcacttaaccatctgctcactctttctatcctccttctcctagtcgctggagacatctctcccaaccccggccccccatgttatagccagtcagacctcccaactgctacacccagaaacccctctaaccttattaatattccatgcatgccttctgtctctttcaattgtgctctttggaattctcgctctgtgtgtaataaactctccttcatccatgattacttcctttctaaggctcttaatctcctgtctcttactgaaacctggattcagcaGTCAGaaaccaccaccgctgctgctgctctctcctatggtggactacacttttatcataccccaagatcagacaacagagcaggtggaggcgttgggctgctcctttcacccaaatgtaccttccaagttatccctcaagtaccctcacttgcattcccttcctttgaggtccatgctgtcagactctacgtccccttctccatgcgagtggtggtggtgtatcgtcctcctggcctctctcatcagttcctggatcattttgccacctggcttccacactttctctcctgtgacacccccacccttatcatgggtgatttcaacatccccattgcttctcccctctccccgtctgcttctcaccttttatctctaacctcctctttcggcctctcgcagtatactaactctccaacgcatgaagatggaaactcacttgacttggtcttctcccgactttgctcagtggatgatttcacaaacacccctctcccgctctctgaccacaaccttctttcattctctatcaagaactgccatcccgctcaggtcacccccactttccacacttatagaaacatacaggccattaacacccagaaacttatgaagaacttgcagtcctcattggccccaatctcctccatctcatgtcctgattctgctctgaaccattacaatgaaaccctgcaaagtgccctggatgaagctgctcctcctatacatagagcaactcgacacagacggcgacaaccgtggcacacgctgcaaacacgtttcctgcagcggtgctccaggtgcgccgaacgtctgtggagaaaatctaatctacccgaagatttcatccattataagttcatgctaaaaacatacaactctgcccttcacctctccaaacaaacctatttcaacaccctcatcacctcactgtacaataaccctaaacgtctcttcgacactttccagtacctactcaacccaagagagcaggccccaaccacagatctccacgctgacgatctggccaattacttcaaagaaaaaattgaccacattcgacaggaaatcatctcccaatctcttcataccaggcactgtcctccctcccccactgcatctagttcactctctgactttgaaccagttactgaagaagtaagcaggctccttgcatcttctcgcccgaccacttgcaccagtgaccccattctgtcacatctcctccagtccctttccccagctatCACCTCTcacaacaaaaatattcaacctttccctcacttccggtatttttccctcctcatttaa